The following proteins are encoded in a genomic region of Sulfurovum indicum:
- a CDS encoding Crp/Fnr family transcriptional regulator: MLPDKVVPFYNLDNHAQNEISRYTKRLSFKKGETLFSGDELLHYFYIVLSGRIKSYQLNFNNGKEQTVFILREGDMFDTIVLLDGQAHDVMYEALEDSEVMQLPIEEVRELLRTNESFNRMFFPYLAQQMRHMEELATDLSLYSTSERLIKLLLQNLDPNNRLKYKLIQGLSNSEIAKLIGTVRHVVERHLKALKAEGMIETKNKNVQILDANKLLDKINLF, translated from the coding sequence GTGCTTCCTGATAAAGTCGTACCGTTTTACAATTTGGACAACCACGCACAAAATGAGATCAGCCGTTATACCAAGCGGCTCTCTTTTAAAAAAGGAGAAACACTTTTTAGCGGAGATGAGCTGCTGCACTACTTTTATATTGTTTTAAGCGGAAGGATCAAAAGTTATCAATTGAACTTTAACAATGGAAAAGAGCAGACAGTTTTCATTTTAAGAGAAGGTGATATGTTTGATACTATTGTATTGCTTGACGGGCAGGCCCATGATGTGATGTATGAAGCACTGGAAGATTCTGAAGTAATGCAGCTGCCCATAGAAGAGGTCAGAGAACTCTTGCGTACCAATGAGTCGTTCAATCGTATGTTTTTCCCTTATCTGGCACAGCAGATGCGTCATATGGAAGAGCTGGCAACCGATCTTTCCCTCTATTCTACTTCTGAACGTCTCATAAAACTCCTTTTGCAGAACCTGGATCCCAACAACAGGCTTAAATACAAGCTTATCCAGGGACTTTCCAATTCAGAGATCGCGAAACTTATTGGTACGGTACGTCATGTAGTAGAGCGTCACCTCAAAGCATTGAAAGCAGAGGGGATGATAGAAACGAAGAACAAGAATGTACAGATCCTTGATGCAAATAAACTGCTTGACAAAATAAATCTTTTCTAA
- a CDS encoding 4-(cytidine 5'-diphospho)-2-C-methyl-D-erythritol kinase, translating into MRITAHAKVNIFLKITGHKEGYHTLLSRFMRVDDLYDTLTLIPEKCETFTIEGCGDIPTDSNTIYKAFQILQEYTGSKKLKHFFENHKVVVEKHIPSQAGLGGGSSDAAAFIRLVNEVCSLDIPVETLAELGSRVGADLPFFIYNYPSANVSGFGELVEAFEEETLPLELFTPDIGCDTALVYKTFKQHLLNDITLCSFTGWEKYRSKDLLELIADPVMLNDLYAAALIAYPELKKRAPESWFFSGSGSTFFRIKT; encoded by the coding sequence ATGAGAATAACTGCCCATGCCAAAGTCAACATTTTTCTAAAGATCACAGGGCACAAAGAAGGATACCACACCCTTCTTTCCCGCTTTATGCGGGTTGATGACCTTTACGATACCCTTACACTTATTCCGGAAAAATGTGAAACCTTCACCATTGAAGGATGCGGAGATATCCCTACTGATTCAAATACCATCTATAAGGCTTTTCAAATACTGCAGGAATATACCGGCTCAAAAAAACTGAAACACTTTTTTGAAAACCATAAAGTCGTTGTAGAAAAACATATCCCCTCACAGGCAGGACTTGGTGGAGGAAGCTCAGATGCTGCTGCTTTCATACGGCTTGTCAATGAAGTATGCAGCCTTGATATCCCTGTTGAGACACTGGCCGAACTTGGCAGCCGTGTCGGTGCGGACCTTCCCTTCTTCATCTACAACTATCCTTCAGCCAATGTCTCAGGCTTTGGAGAGCTCGTAGAAGCCTTCGAAGAGGAGACGTTGCCTCTGGAACTCTTTACCCCTGATATCGGATGTGATACAGCATTGGTCTACAAAACCTTTAAACAACATCTTTTAAATGATATTACCCTTTGCAGTTTCACAGGATGGGAGAAGTACAGGAGTAAAGATCTTCTTGAGCTCATTGCTGATCCTGTCATGCTTAATGATCTGTATGCTGCTGCACTTATCGCCTACCCTGAGCTTAAAAAGAGAGCCCCTGAAAGCTGGTTCTTTTCAGGAAGCGGAAGTACCTTTTTCCGAATAAAAACTTAG
- a CDS encoding Hsp20/alpha crystallin family protein, with amino-acid sequence MLVTRYNPYNDLDIRKGFEVLHSLMNQFDPVKEDSSIASFIPAVNTREGEDAYHVELDLPGIKKEDIEITTEDNVLTISGERKYKDEVKEDDYYKVESRYGKFSRSFTLPEKIDVENIHAESKDGVLEVTIPKLKEEDNKPRKIEIK; translated from the coding sequence ATGTTGGTAACAAGATATAACCCATATAATGATCTGGATATTAGAAAAGGATTTGAGGTGCTTCACTCTCTGATGAACCAGTTTGATCCGGTGAAAGAAGATAGCAGCATTGCATCATTCATCCCGGCAGTGAATACAAGAGAGGGTGAAGATGCCTATCATGTCGAGTTGGATCTCCCCGGTATCAAAAAAGAGGATATAGAGATCACGACCGAAGATAATGTATTGACCATCTCGGGTGAGAGAAAATACAAAGATGAGGTGAAAGAGGATGATTACTATAAAGTAGAGAGCCGCTATGGAAAATTCAGCAGAAGTTTTACGCTTCCGGAGAAGATAGATGTAGAGAACATTCATGCTGAATCAAAAGACGGTGTACTTGAGGTAACCATTCCAAAACTTAAAGAAGAAGATAATAAACCCAGAAAGATCGAGATCAAGTAA
- a CDS encoding YaiO family outer membrane beta-barrel protein, translated as MEKAVKKSFISRGMRLAVCIAAASISAEAFQGDSLYRNAVEVQRSTLAEELSTQKDIEEINFGFPNDRLEVDISYDYLDPYSIYEDWTALNFRYYDKISNDLTLLYQGSAITRVEGNGFLGAVGAYKGWMERFYTYTQISAGTDSIYLPSFRIDHEFNYLFGEKKNIVGLVGLAYINQHDEHEDFIGSLGVTYYSADYNIGYRIFFNRSDPGSINSTSHIISLGVGHEKDQWVYVDVAFGNPSYLSTITPDYQQIEQNTVAVYLKYRKWLDEDSGFYAETGYFNLENEYDKYNFRIGYFQEF; from the coding sequence ATGGAGAAAGCAGTAAAAAAAAGTTTTATATCAAGAGGCATGAGGCTCGCAGTATGTATTGCAGCAGCAAGTATATCTGCAGAAGCTTTTCAGGGTGATTCACTCTATCGTAATGCTGTTGAGGTGCAACGCAGTACCCTGGCAGAAGAGCTAAGTACACAAAAAGATATTGAAGAGATCAATTTTGGATTTCCAAACGACAGGCTTGAAGTAGATATCTCCTACGACTATCTGGACCCCTACAGTATCTATGAGGACTGGACAGCTTTGAATTTTCGTTATTACGACAAGATATCGAATGATCTGACACTGCTGTATCAGGGAAGTGCGATAACACGTGTGGAAGGAAACGGCTTTCTCGGTGCGGTCGGAGCTTATAAGGGCTGGATGGAACGATTTTATACCTATACGCAGATCTCAGCCGGAACAGACAGTATATATCTTCCTTCGTTCAGGATAGATCATGAGTTCAACTATCTTTTTGGAGAGAAGAAAAATATTGTCGGACTGGTAGGGTTGGCTTATATCAATCAGCATGATGAACATGAAGATTTCATCGGTTCATTGGGGGTTACCTACTATTCTGCCGACTACAATATAGGTTATCGGATCTTTTTCAACCGGAGTGATCCCGGTTCAATCAACTCTACCTCACATATTATCAGCCTGGGTGTCGGACATGAGAAAGACCAGTGGGTCTATGTTGATGTTGCATTTGGCAACCCCTCTTATCTCTCTACCATTACACCGGATTATCAGCAGATAGAGCAGAACACGGTTGCTGTCTACCTGAAATATCGAAAATGGCTGGATGAAGATAGTGGATTTTACGCAGAAACAGGGTATTTTAATTTAGAAAATGAATATGATAAGTATAATTTCAGAATAGGTTATTTTCAAGAATTTTAA
- the truC gene encoding tRNA pseudouridine(65) synthase TruC, producing the protein MSDKSCCLKILYRDPYIVAVNKPSGLLVHRSPIDRHETRFALQEVRDQIGQYVYPVHRLDKPTSGVLLFALDETVAQKLSEAFRNGEVEKQYLAVVRGYIREKGLIDHPLKQMLDTKAQKKSGITKEEQEALTEYERFATVELPYQVGRYPAARYSLVSLYPKTGRKHQLRRHMKHISHPIVGDTKHGRGEHNRLFREKFDVHRLLLHAYRMRLLHPVTEESLLIEAGFDTYFERVLQIFGWNGIELDMRN; encoded by the coding sequence ATGTCCGATAAGTCCTGTTGTCTGAAAATCCTCTACAGGGACCCGTATATCGTTGCAGTGAACAAACCCTCCGGTTTGCTGGTACACCGCTCTCCCATAGACAGACATGAGACACGCTTTGCACTGCAGGAGGTACGTGATCAGATAGGGCAGTATGTCTATCCGGTACACCGTTTGGATAAACCGACATCGGGTGTACTGCTTTTTGCATTGGATGAGACGGTCGCACAAAAGCTCTCAGAAGCTTTCCGGAACGGGGAAGTAGAGAAACAGTATCTGGCGGTGGTCCGAGGGTATATCCGGGAGAAAGGGCTTATAGACCATCCTTTAAAACAGATGCTCGATACCAAAGCCCAGAAAAAATCCGGTATTACCAAAGAGGAGCAGGAGGCACTGACGGAGTATGAACGGTTTGCTACGGTAGAGTTGCCTTATCAGGTAGGCAGATATCCTGCGGCACGCTACTCTTTGGTATCGCTATACCCGAAAACCGGCAGAAAGCATCAGCTGCGCCGTCATATGAAGCATATTTCCCATCCTATCGTGGGAGATACCAAACATGGCCGGGGAGAGCACAACAGACTTTTCAGAGAGAAATTTGATGTACATCGTCTGCTTCTGCATGCATACCGGATGAGACTGCTGCATCCGGTAACAGAAGAGTCTCTTCTTATAGAGGCAGGATTTGATACATATTTTGAACGAGTATTGCAAATATTTGGCTGGAATGGGATAGAATTAGATATGAGAAACTAA
- a CDS encoding YfdX family protein produces the protein MKKLLLSAITASLLLGTAGIAKEQAAKDATVKEVKEIAISNAKEDARNHQKKLAAEAIESLKFAQRAVIDLEHKDAKKATEDLEKALGKLEVILAAKDAPKLLPVNNLIRVQEFVGTAKDVDITLKRVKKMLDDGKVQEARALMIPLVSEIDITVLSLPLASYPDALKLAAQYVHDNKPEKAKEVLYIALSTFTEVTEIVPIPLLESADLINAASRIAKEDKERALKYLDAASDALDVAEKLGYVSESATTYKMLHEKIKEVQKEIKGKNKAEKLFESLTEKLKEFKSKVISFSEK, from the coding sequence ATGAAAAAGCTACTACTTTCGGCAATCACAGCATCACTTTTGTTGGGAACGGCAGGTATTGCCAAAGAGCAGGCAGCCAAAGATGCAACGGTAAAAGAGGTTAAAGAGATTGCGATCAGTAATGCCAAAGAGGATGCAAGGAATCATCAGAAAAAGCTTGCAGCAGAAGCAATTGAGTCATTAAAGTTTGCACAGCGTGCAGTGATCGACCTGGAGCACAAAGATGCCAAAAAGGCAACGGAAGATCTGGAAAAAGCACTGGGTAAACTGGAAGTGATCCTGGCAGCCAAAGATGCGCCAAAACTTCTGCCGGTCAATAATCTGATCAGAGTACAGGAGTTCGTCGGTACGGCAAAGGATGTTGATATCACACTTAAAAGAGTCAAAAAGATGCTTGATGACGGAAAGGTACAGGAGGCAAGAGCACTGATGATCCCGCTGGTGAGCGAGATCGATATTACTGTGTTGAGCCTGCCGCTTGCCTCTTATCCGGATGCGCTGAAGCTGGCAGCACAATATGTGCATGACAACAAACCTGAGAAAGCAAAGGAGGTGCTTTATATCGCTTTGAGTACCTTTACCGAAGTAACAGAGATCGTGCCTATTCCGCTGCTTGAAAGTGCAGATTTGATCAATGCAGCATCACGCATTGCGAAAGAGGACAAAGAACGAGCACTGAAGTATCTGGATGCAGCATCAGATGCATTGGATGTAGCAGAAAAGCTTGGCTACGTGAGTGAAAGTGCAACGACATATAAAATGCTCCATGAAAAGATAAAAGAAGTACAAAAAGAGATCAAAGGCAAAAATAAAGCAGAAAAACTCTTTGAATCATTGACGGAGAAACTCAAAGAGTTCAAATCAAAGGTCATTTCTTTCAGTGAAAAGTAA
- a CDS encoding glucosidase family protein, with protein MSRLFSYQNHPLLAINEKFIPLEKKNRVSPYMTMIYALDLLRYGGHNDMVKRFIQWYVDHINRIDCFGVSGTVYDYSIDLHDGKEYSYARYDSADGYAGMFLYLVADYYEKSGDKQFIEKIFPALKDTVYLIYHLRDSSDGLVKALPFKNYQIKYLMDNVESWMGLKAYISLARVFGREDENQQIKAYTSFQNELKSAILSQLYNSSSGLFAWAKEGDKRYESVESVFYPDMFAQMHILAFWGEQMSKETAQNLWQKIKALIHRKAVNMEAFRQERGGKYVSGHDPKIAMEQLIIFERAKAFALKNNL; from the coding sequence ATGAGTAGGCTTTTTTCATACCAGAACCATCCGCTGCTTGCTATCAATGAAAAGTTCATTCCATTGGAGAAAAAGAATAGGGTCTCTCCCTATATGACTATGATCTATGCATTGGATCTGTTGAGATATGGAGGCCATAATGATATGGTAAAGAGGTTTATACAATGGTATGTTGACCATATAAACAGAATAGACTGTTTCGGAGTCAGCGGAACGGTTTATGATTACAGTATCGATCTTCATGATGGTAAGGAGTACTCCTATGCACGATATGATTCTGCAGACGGATATGCAGGCATGTTCCTTTATCTGGTTGCAGACTATTATGAAAAGAGTGGGGACAAACAGTTTATTGAAAAGATATTTCCTGCTTTGAAAGATACGGTTTATCTGATCTATCATCTTCGTGACAGCAGTGACGGATTGGTAAAGGCTTTACCGTTTAAAAACTATCAAATCAAATATCTTATGGATAACGTGGAGTCATGGATGGGGCTGAAAGCCTATATCTCTCTTGCCAGAGTGTTTGGAAGAGAGGATGAGAATCAGCAGATCAAAGCGTATACTTCATTTCAAAATGAGCTTAAAAGTGCTATACTCAGTCAGTTATACAATAGTTCCTCCGGTCTTTTTGCTTGGGCAAAAGAGGGGGACAAACGGTACGAAAGTGTTGAGAGTGTTTTTTATCCGGATATGTTCGCACAGATGCATATTTTGGCATTTTGGGGTGAGCAGATGAGTAAAGAGACGGCTCAAAACTTATGGCAGAAGATCAAAGCTCTGATCCACAGGAAGGCAGTCAATATGGAAGCCTTCCGTCAAGAGAGGGGAGGTAAATATGTCAGTGGCCATGATCCGAAGATCGCTATGGAACAGTTGATCATTTTTGAACGGGCAAAAGCTTTTGCTCTGAAGAACAATCTCTGA
- a CDS encoding Hsp20/alpha crystallin family protein, giving the protein MDVVKTAKEVANTVEEKVEKGLEVAKETFANVASHLPFANLAKKGSDGFAIEVDLPGVNKEDIQLQLEDNILTVKAVRKMKHEVKKEDYYLCESSFGIISRSFILPEGIDKEKINAKYEDGRLYISLEKEESRKAKSIAVN; this is encoded by the coding sequence ATGGATGTTGTAAAAACAGCAAAAGAAGTAGCCAATACAGTCGAAGAAAAAGTTGAAAAAGGGCTGGAAGTAGCGAAAGAAACCTTTGCGAATGTTGCCAGCCACCTTCCGTTTGCCAACCTGGCAAAAAAAGGAAGTGACGGTTTTGCCATAGAGGTTGATCTTCCCGGTGTAAACAAAGAAGATATCCAACTGCAGCTGGAAGACAATATTCTAACGGTCAAAGCGGTTAGAAAGATGAAGCATGAAGTGAAAAAAGAGGACTATTACCTCTGCGAGAGTAGCTTTGGTATAATTTCAAGAAGCTTCATTCTGCCTGAAGGGATTGATAAAGAGAAGATCAATGCCAAGTATGAGGATGGAAGACTTTATATTTCGTTAGAGAAAGAAGAGTCACGCAAGGCGAAAAGTATTGCCGTCAACTAA
- the wecB gene encoding non-hydrolyzing UDP-N-acetylglucosamine 2-epimerase, producing the protein MKKILVVFGTRPEAIKMVPVVKALQLCGKVEVKLCVTAQHRQMLDQVLALFGIEPDFDLDIMQPDQDLYDISSRILLKMKMVLQEYMPDLVLVHGDTTTTSITALAAFYQKISVGHVEAGLRTGDIYSPWPEEGNRRMVAVLATYHFAPTLQAKKNLLKSGIAEEKIVVTGNTVIDTLFMTLRHIEEESRLREEIVAKIKAAYPVFGKRQFILVTGHRRENFGEGFIHICEAIRTLALSNPGIDIVYPVHLNPHVQGPVKQMLSGIENIYLSDPLDYEVFIYLMYHAYLILTDSGGIQEEAPSLGKPVLLMRHETERPEAVEIGTVRLVGTDTERIVRETQRVLDDPQQYLLMSQAHNPYGDGKASERIAAFIEAHL; encoded by the coding sequence TTGAAAAAAATATTGGTGGTTTTTGGGACCAGGCCTGAAGCAATTAAAATGGTTCCCGTTGTCAAGGCTTTGCAGTTATGCGGAAAAGTTGAAGTCAAACTGTGTGTGACCGCACAGCATCGTCAGATGCTTGATCAGGTCTTGGCTTTGTTTGGGATCGAACCGGATTTTGATCTTGATATCATGCAGCCTGATCAGGATCTTTATGATATCTCTTCACGTATTCTTCTGAAAATGAAAATGGTACTGCAGGAGTATATGCCGGACCTTGTTCTGGTACATGGTGATACAACGACCACTTCGATCACAGCACTGGCTGCATTCTATCAGAAAATATCCGTAGGTCATGTGGAAGCCGGGCTTCGTACGGGAGATATCTACAGCCCCTGGCCGGAAGAGGGAAACAGGAGAATGGTAGCGGTACTGGCAACGTATCATTTTGCACCCACGCTGCAGGCTAAAAAGAATCTTCTAAAAAGCGGAATAGCCGAAGAGAAGATCGTTGTGACAGGCAATACGGTGATAGATACACTCTTTATGACGCTTCGTCATATTGAAGAGGAAAGCAGATTGCGTGAAGAGATCGTTGCAAAGATAAAAGCTGCCTATCCGGTTTTCGGCAAGCGGCAGTTTATTCTGGTCACGGGACACAGGCGTGAGAATTTTGGTGAAGGTTTTATCCATATCTGTGAAGCGATCAGAACATTGGCATTAAGCAATCCCGGTATTGACATCGTATATCCGGTACACTTGAATCCTCATGTGCAGGGACCGGTAAAGCAAATGTTGAGTGGTATAGAGAATATCTATCTGTCGGATCCGTTAGACTATGAAGTATTCATCTATCTGATGTACCATGCCTACCTGATATTGACAGACAGCGGGGGGATACAGGAAGAGGCTCCGAGTCTTGGAAAACCGGTACTTTTGATGCGGCATGAGACTGAGCGTCCGGAAGCAGTGGAGATCGGTACAGTACGACTGGTCGGTACCGATACAGAGAGAATAGTCCGAGAGACACAAAGAGTATTGGATGATCCGCAGCAGTATCTCTTAATGAGTCAGGCACACAATCCTTACGGAGACGGCAAGGCTTCGGAGAGAATTGCAGCATTTATTGAAGCACATCTGTAA